The genome window AAAACTAAGGGGGATAGGCTTAGCCAACTCCAGACTTTGTGTTCTTTTTGGCTGCTCAGGATTCCACAGGGGAGGAAGTTGCGCTGCTGAGTCTTTATTAAATACTTCACTTCTAAACTCTAATGTATCAAGTTCGTTATTTTCAGGTTTTAGAATTATGCGCGGACGTTCTGTTGTATTGTACAAATAGTAGAGTTTAAGTGTATCGCCTGTTATGTTCCAGTTTTGATGAATTTTTTGTTCAAAACCCTGTACATCAAGAATATCTAAACTATTAATCTCTTTGTTGAAAACAACAGACACAATATTCTGTATATCAGCATTATATGAAACTACAGAAGCCGTACTTTCATTTTCAAATAAACTTAAATTCAGGCTGTAATCTATATCAGGCTTTAGGTGTAGGGTGGTATCCAAAAAACCAATTTTTTCACCAGGTGGATCGTATTGAATATTGAAATTCTCATCTTGTAGCACAAACACCCTGTATTTTCCTGCCTTTAGGTATTTAAATTGAAAAGCCCCTGATTCGTTGCTCATAGCATAATAAAAGGGTTTTGTTTTTTGAAAGCTGGTATCGGTAAAAGTTTCGTCCTGATAAAGTAAAACACCAGCATTTTTTGCTCCACTATTTGTATAGGCATCCCGAATATTTCCACTTATGGAAAGGGAATCAATAAAATCTCCAGTGCTGAAGACATAATTCAGACCGATGAGTTTATTACCTTCATTATTATCAGCTATTGCCTGCCCAAAATTTATGGTATAAGTTGTTTGAGGTTGTAATGTATCGTCTATTGTAAGAATCAGTTTTTTGCCTTTGATTTTGTATTCAGGACGATTGTCGAGCGGTGGAGAAATAAGCACTTCGTTGTATGGGTTGTTCAGTTTTATAAATTCATCAAATTCAAAAACAAACTTTTTGGTTTTTACATTTTTGGCAAGCATTTCAGGTTCTGCTGAAATGTTTTTAGGAGGCTCTTCATCTGTAGGTCCACCGGGCGGGTTAAAGACAGTCGCACAAGAATTCAACAGAAACAGAACAGCAATAAAATACAATTTCAGAATCGTCCTCATCTGCCCATATGTATCATTAATACTGAAATATCTGAGGGTGTTATACCGCTGATCCTTGATGCCTGTCCCAGGGTTTTGGGCTGGATGTCTTTGAGTTTTTCCCTGGCTTCTGCAGAAAGGCTACTCAGTCCATCATAGTTGAGACTTGAATGCAAGAGCACATTTTCCAGCCTGTTCATTTTATCGGCCATTTCTTTTTCTTTGTCTACATAGCCTGAATATTTCAGAGTGATTTCAGCTTCTTCAGCTATTTCATCATCATAATCTGAAAGAAACGCTTCGAATTCAGGCAGTATCTTTCTTATGCTTTCTATACTCACCTGCGGTCTGCTTATGACCTGGTCTAATTT of Chitinophagales bacterium contains these proteins:
- a CDS encoding Ig-like domain-containing protein: MRTILKLYFIAVLFLLNSCATVFNPPGGPTDEEPPKNISAEPEMLAKNVKTKKFVFEFDEFIKLNNPYNEVLISPPLDNRPEYKIKGKKLILTIDDTLQPQTTYTINFGQAIADNNEGNKLIGLNYVFSTGDFIDSLSISGNIRDAYTNSGAKNAGVLLYQDETFTDTSFQKTKPFYYAMSNESGAFQFKYLKAGKYRVFVLQDENFNIQYDPPGEKIGFLDTTLHLKPDIDYSLNLSLFENESTASVVSYNADIQNIVSVVFNKEINSLDILDVQGFEQKIHQNWNITGDTLKLYYLYNTTERPRIILKPENNELDTLEFRSEVFNKDSAAQLPPLWNPEQPKRTQSLELAKPIPLSFERPVQLPVSGIHLYEDSFKREKNIRFAIDSLNPKQLLISTDLKPETRYDLVVTESSVNDHYGNANKAFKLEYRSKSVEDYGNLSIELTELDAAHQYIFELIRESKVIDKIVFSGQETFQKSWKYLKPGNLQFRVILDKDRNRRWTSGNIELKTQPEPVYIYPEQINIRGNWDMELEDAPRFDLH